agatggactggttggtgagccaggcgctaaaggggaacatggactgaagggagagcaaggagtcggtctaccagggaaacaaggacctcaaggtctgcctgggatgaatggtctgaatggggagagaggtgaacctggaccagctggacagactggtgaagcaggtgaatgtagtacgcgacggtctgccttcactgcagtgaggaATACCGCCTTCAACTCTCCATCCTCCTATGATcctctgccctttgaagagttactgttttcagaggaagggactgatttcaacttgaataacggcacgtttacgtgtaatgtgcctggggtatacgtattgatgttctcaATCCGGAAACCATCAAGTGGGTCTTACCCACGGGTCAAGCTGATGAAGAACGGTAACACCATTGTTACAGGGGGTGTATACGATGCAGAGTATCATCATGTGAGCAACAGTGCAGTTATTCCCCTGCACCgtggagatcaagttcacttagctaTACACGGTAAagtatattattactattactattacacGTCTTTTACTGGATTCCTGCTGTACGAAATCTAAATCGAATATACAAACACACGCAAACGTTTAACTGTTGTAGACAAcgatttaaataaactaatatgcaactatatagttttaaatataataataaatcgtggaaaatcgaacgtgtgtttagatgattcgaataaaattactttattattaattgttttagtatttgcaggacaataagtatggaaaagatgttttatttgaacacttgattttgcaaacgtgtattgtgacaacaactttcaacgtgtttttgtcacataaacagtgctataaatatcagttcatcccttttttgagtttattacattttcggtaaagtttgaaatttctgcAGCCTGTAATTCCGTCCGAGGGTGCAATGATGAGTCCTTGAAACCATGATGAGTCcagaaaatgcaaaatgaaactacgcaacaaaaactgacagtttattaaacagtacatacacAACTTCAGATTCCTTGATACAGACTCTGACTTATAATTCATTGTGGCCTCCGATTGTGCcggcaattttatttcaaaacattttaaattggttgaaaaagctgtaccctgttaaggcaacaaaatacaaataattcaccTAACAACTGGTAACAGTCTTCTGTTGATATATTCGTTAATGTACAATACTTATGGTATTAAACTAACGACAACTTGTGATCAAAAAAAACTTGCGTTGTAAAGTTaccagaaaacatttattttgtgtcgTCTTTTGAACACGTTTCGATATGGAGAAATATTGAATTTTTGTCGTGGTTTGAGcgtttctttgttttcacatgCGAAAGCACTTTTGTTTAATGCAGATGAAACATTGGGTATTCGTTTTGAATCACTTTCGTATAAAACGTTTGATGATGTCACGACTAACATGTCAAAGAGGGGAAAATATATTACACTTACAGCGATTCGTTAAACCGTCACATCGGCATGAAACCAATTCACCATCTTAGTGTGAATTTGGAAAATAAAATTTCCTCACTTCGACCGTGACTTAATTATTCGGAATATCAGCTGATTACACAATGTCACATTTTACCTTACACAGAAAGGTTTCGTTGACAGTAatattgtgacccactctgtgatttttgttagaactatatttgcatggtatagcctgttgggggtaaaaaatattcttataaaatagcactatatgtaagctttaatatgatgcaTAATGTTAACATGTTTCCAAGAAGTAAACcagacattttaataaataacctgagcacatgcaaatttattaaaaatggggtcgagtttaaagggttaaagtcacctggaaatagaatttatttttcttcaaacattagagtatatgttaatgaacaataacataatttgttgagttattgtttgtaacgatttacatgtttaaaaaatagataaagttgtttggggtgactccgcctaccccttttgtgacgtcaatcgaggcagactttgcctcgatcgtacattgaacacacgtacgtgcaattacatgcaagttctagtttttacgtttcgaaaaaaagtttatttcttgcattttgtcggcaatgtcgaccacgtgtattgctgctgatggcagcaaaataactaaaaatggggtcagtttgcaaagtggttcggtccgacgtcttttccagcgctgtgcagcaaacactttgagccgtcctgcttcaaatatcgcgcctcgattgacgtcacgaacagcgccctctcgggtcgggcctacttttaaatttgttaattatggaaactaaatttgtagaaccttagttaaatgtttattcgtattctactcatcaaacacacatattttagtgagtgacaaaagctttattttgacaaaataccacttccaggtgactttaaacacactggtattttagcaataacgctctgaaaacaacagttttgTGATCAAATTTAAGTcttatttgtatccttttgcgcgaaaacatcactttacttgtaattcgtttttaacaaaaatgtatacacTGACTTATTTTAAACGGGAGTAACttagcaacgcgatacacccaaaGCTTGGACATTAAACCAAataactgctgctggtgtgttctttctagCCCCTGCATTTGATTCAAATCttcaaattgtcaacatctgattcattttacaattaaacaattattacgTTAAAGGTCGTCAAAAACACAGTGTTAATGTTTGCATTAACGCTATAATACAAAGCATTAGTATATTACTAGATACTTGTATTTCTACAaagcatgtttttgttaaatttaactaTAATCCAATTAGTGTACTAGACGTTAAGATATATTGCATAGTTTTAGAAATAGTGgtgtcacttgaatgttttaaatacattgaaaGAATGAACATTAACGCCGTATCaattgattgttttggtttttgtgttttgcgtATTTAGTTGATATTGAACTAAACTGATTGGTAAATACAATTTGCAAGCTGAACTAATTTTcctcacactgttttactcatttttgtcaaaacctacaacacctttagaaaataaaatttaagggaaactttttaCCGTTTTACCTTCAAACAGTGCAAGTTTACCGTAATCGGTGAACATTGATTTTGCGtccttctacaaaaagtacacaaaccctAAAACTTGTCTGTGGGAAGTGAACAGGGAATAAGTTTAAATAAcgtaggaatgggtggcccaagcattttggccgggattgtagccccCGTTGTCGGAGGAACAAAACTCGGCTTATTTGACTGGCGACAgaacatgttgttttctttttgcttccgaaaaactgcaaacaaacgaaGTGAGCTGGCCCCTCCTGTCTTCCCCAGACTGGTATGGGCCGCGGTTAACGAATAGCCGGAGTGCTATGAATTTTTCCTCGGAGTATCTGATATCAATACGGTCTAAAGCAGATGGAATCAAAAGAGGGTGCTTTCAGAATTAAGAAACGACCATAGTCACCGCTCACTATAAAAGGATGAAACTAACTCCAAGGGACAGAAATATCATGCCACTACAAGGGCCACGCGCAATTCTCCAGGACTAGGCGCCCGGATGGGTTGCCGGTGTCTCAGTGAAATCAGTGCtgccggagattctttcccctgtttgagaaactaacatgggctgagtgagggtgatttaacagagggcgctatcacaagtagtttgtaacaagtttgccgTATAAGGGGAGGGAATTTTGGGAGAACATAATCTCCTGACACACCTGCCTATAAtggggaaagaatctccggggacagatttccattaaaaacaccggcccaaggcggaatcctgccttacgtgttaaacaatcaaaatgacttcaatctcatccaaaagttgtaaatagtaaatacaatttgttcgcaatgtgttcatttaatttgttttgctccattgaatattcttgtttcccaaaagcatttgtgcggaagtagactctgagaaaacaaaggatacaattgaaaatcagtttaaaattaccctttaagggcaaaggcaggacacatgAGGAAACTTTCAAGCACTAgtgagtctttccacttggtgtatctcaacatattcttaaattaacaaacccgtgaacattaatttgagctcaattggccgtcgaagttgcgagagagtaatgggaagacaccccttgtcgcacaagttgtgtgctttcagatgccttgaatttgagacctcaacaattccagaaagtacttcttctcaaaaactagttttcttcagagagagccgttacttacaatgttttatactattaacatctctccattgctcattaccaagtaaggtttttatgcttacaattatttgttaaattttgaaaGGCATtagaaaatgcttcaaaacaacAGAATTTAGCCATTAACTAATGGTTTGGTGAAACGTACCCAGAAAAGGTGTCTTCAAAATAAAATCCTCAGTTTGTTGAAAAAAGGTTGTTAAAGCTTGACTTGAGTAGTAAAACGTTCGTGTAATGTAGACCTAAGCAACAAACAACTGACCTAATGTTGCTTTATGTGCTTGCAAATTGGCCTGTTCTGACAAAATACATTAATATTGAcaatgtgttttctttttatttgacctcgtttgaggtaacaattttatttaacatttaatcAATGTCTGTTCAATGATAAAAAGCGAAACTGCCGTGGGAGTTTGGGGCCCAGGGGGCAATGATGTGTCATATAAACAATTAGGTGAATATTTTTGCTCGAATAAGATGaaaatgttatgtttatttaaacaaaactaacttcgGTGTGCTAGTGTAGTCAACACATTCACTTTGCTTACCAATCGGGCACTTCGAGCCGGATGGTGGCGCATTACTtcttccttttaatttgtttaagtttacagATGTTAGTGATTGGTAACTGTAAATGTAATCATTCGATAAATATGTTTTGGGGATTGATAAAAAGTGatcagacagaaacaaaatgaCACTACAATTGCACGCACGTTAATCTCCCCAGCTGATGGCTCTGTGGTGCCCGGAAGCTCAGTGGTGACCTTATCATCGTgagacttacacggtctattggAGGGAAATGGTTGATCACTCTGGGGAGCCCCATGTGACCTTGACGtcacatttgaaataatatttacaaactgggggggggggtcgaacgCACACACTAAGCCCACAATAACATCCGAGTATTATAaataacgccctctgttggtctaACAATTGTACAGCCTTAGTTTTAACCATGGCTTTAATTTCCTCTAATATTAGGAAAGGCGAGGGTCAAAGTTTTCCGATTATACCATAATGTACGCAGGGGTGTACCGAACGACAAAACAGCGAGGAATAAAAATCAGCGATACTTCGCGTTATGTAGAAATAAAAAGGGACACAAATGACGTTTAAAAGTACGTTTActtaacaaaatcatgtttttgtatAGCTTCATGACTAAAATTAAGTTATTTGAATATTGACCATGAAAATTTAGATCCTGAAGAagtagaacaaaaacaaattgttacaaaaaagaATCTTTCCACAACGACCCCTTCCACATAATGTAACCGTCCATTGCACGCTAAAGCATTGTGCgaaattttactcattttcacagaacGGGTCACTGGTCTCTGGCTACCACGGCGAACAAGTATATGGACAAGGCAAGGAAACACCAGGGCTACGTTAATATAAAGATCACAGGTTCAATGTcaaagtaatttgattttggggatttgttttcatgaaacattaaactaaagtgtatccagtcagtttctcaTTTAAGCCTGGCGTTCTTTTCGTTTTTTGTATCTGTATGATTCAAAAGTGATATTACTGGAAAAAGTCGGTCTGATTTAAGCGGCTGTAAAAAAAAGGTTAGCAGATGTCAtatttttggttgtttgttttactgtttgcaaACACGATTAAACTATAATATCGGCTGTCTTTGCTATAAACTggacaaaatacattcattgaatttctttttcaatctataaacttccgtacgaaagaaaacaacagtaaagcCAAAATGGAGTTTGGtccagtagagggcgccccaTTGTGGCAGTTTAACCCGGAAGCATATCTGACCACGTGGGCAATGTAGTGCTGTTCATGGACCCCGTGAAAAAGATGCGACATTGGTCCATTGGCGTAAATAGTGACGTCCTCTCCACCATGAGTCTCTGAATCAATTGGGACAAGCGCTGGATGGTGAAAATCGGCAGCCTCTGCAcgaacaaataataaaacaatgtttatcacaaaacaagtaaaataattttttacacaagttaatgatTAACTCTATGAAATGGCAAAGGGGGCATTTTCCCTTGGCAATATCGTGTTTGCAAAAACTTCCCTGTAACTTTGCCAAGTTATatgtttaagatttaaaatatttcaaaaagtctgCATATACTCGGATTTAATTTTAATGAGTGGTGTACCTGAGTGGTACAAACCAATACTCAAAGTAATCAATTGAAGCTTTACCTGTGTTGGTATCCGTCAGATTCCGTCTCGAACCAGTACTTTTGAAGCTGTTTAACACCTCAATTCCTCTAGGGCCGTTTGCATATGAGAGTGTTGTAAATGGCAAACCGTCATTCATCAGACCTTGACGTTAACAAAAACCTtgcaaaaccattttgttgtaattataatttaaatatgaatggtTTGACGATGAATCACCACTCACTTATAGAAAACTGAGAAGCTTGCACAACTTGTTAACATTACTTACTGGTCAGAATTCAGTCTGCATTCGGGTAACTTAAcggagtttactttttgtttaaaaaaacataatcaaGCTGCATTCTACAAACAATTGGATTTATCAAGAGATATCGCTCTTTGAAAAAagggaagtaaataaataataatagttagaaACAGTCTCTCTTTAAATTCATCGTATACTTTTTGCATacaaatgatattttgaaagatatagctttttgttcaaagacactggcactattggtaataaattgtcaaagacaataaaatatcaaacgtcgaagttgcgagataataatgaaagaaaaaacacccttgtcacacgaagttgtgtgcttttagatgcttgatttcgatacaccaaactctaagtctgaggtctcgaaatcaaattcgtaaaaaattacttctttctcgaaaattacgttacttcagagggagccgtttctcacaatgttttacactaccaacagctctccattactcgttaccaagtaaggttttatgctaataattattttgagtaattaccaataacaataacataacataacaattacaatttataaggcgctattccattAAGATCATAGCGCACCAGAAAGAAACtaacttggaaaaaggtgagtcttaaggactttacgaaaagcagacagagtattagattccctaatgaCATTCCCTctcggtcatgttccctgttttcataacagtaatgaatgctaacattcattgcgcaaacatggcaccagactattattttgtccagcctcagttgtgttacaatgagtttgaatggagtaaaatcaagatggccacaccgtgataaagcaaCATCATAGACGGAGTTGTTGTCAACCAAGATTTTAAAACTAGGAAAAGACATGAATACAAAGATAAACGTTGGCCctagtttttaagaatgttcgTTTGCAACCAATTGGGATGTATTCATTTTTAATTACAAGTTTGCAGCAATGTCTACTTTGGTGACAAAAGCTAGTCGGTCGGTTGATGTTTTGCTATTATTCGGCCGTCCATGTCAACCTGCGTGGTCTTGtaaaatacatacaatctgtgactggacaATGGCATCAAAGAGACAATGTAAATACTCCATATAACGAGGTTTCAGATTGTCAATGATTTTCTTAGCCACATAAGTGAGAGGTAGGGCCTAACGACAAGCTCTTGtgaaacagcagcaatgacacAAAGGGCTCATGTAGTCTTGTCCAAGGtcttttacgcaagcaccggctcgCTACTATGAATTCAAGAACCGCATACTGCACGGTATATAACATTACttaataccgtggggtcgaagcatggtttttcgagGTTGTTGTACCTCATACAACGAGGCTGCAACTAGActcggtatcaag
The DNA window shown above is from Asterias amurensis chromosome 18, ASM3211899v1 and carries:
- the LOC139950292 gene encoding uncharacterized protein — encoded protein: MNITISTVTLLLGILQVPFMVAKTAVSPDPEMTCNSCCQGPAGIPGIPGSNGNHGQGLVGSPGEVGQPGAKGDNGSDGLVGEPGAKGEHGLKGEQGVGLPGKQGPQGLPGMNGLNGERGEPGPAGQTGEAGECSTRRSAFTAVRNTAFNSPSSYDPLPFEELLFSEEGTDFNLNNGTFTCNVPGVYVLMFSIRKPSSGSYPRVKLMKNGNTIVTGGVYDAEYHHVSNSAVIPLHRGDQVHLAIHGKVYYYYYYYTSFTGFLLYEI